A single genomic interval of bacterium harbors:
- a CDS encoding HPF/RaiA family ribosome-associated protein, with product MNKRIVFRHMDHSPAIEELANKHLQKIEHFLENEPTPIYIDLVMEPSKTREHSRIELRVKSPHYDKIIHHEFQGDKFYDVLNDVIEKMHKELLEEKKKVKKDDWRHRGVPEDFKKF from the coding sequence ATGAATAAAAGAATTGTTTTTCGACATATGGATCATTCTCCAGCTATCGAAGAGCTTGCAAATAAACATCTGCAAAAGATAGAACATTTTCTTGAAAATGAACCGACGCCAATCTATATTGATCTTGTGATGGAACCTTCAAAAACGCGTGAGCATTCACGAATTGAGTTGCGTGTCAAATCACCTCATTATGATAAAATTATTCATCATGAGTTTCAGGGTGACAAATTTTACGATGTATTAAATGACGTTATTGAAAAGATGCATAAAGAGTTATTGGAAGAAAAAAAGAAGGTTAAAAAAGATGACTGGCGACATCGGGGCGTACCAGAAGATTTTAAGAAATTTTAG
- a CDS encoding CCA tRNA nucleotidyltransferase, whose amino-acid sequence MDYRSSVEALFQLYPAVKNIVQHLYQQNSTALLVGGAVRDILLHQKPLDYDIEVYGMSLEQLQNELSQFGFVDLVGKSFGVLKIRGLPVDWSVPRFDAQGRKPTVTFNPSMSFIDAFGRRDLTINAMGIDMVTGQLIDPFDGKKDITEKRLRAPSVARFVEDPLRFFRVMQFVGRFEMEPDAELNDACANMDLVEVAQERIEAELKKLFLLSKKPSLAFLWLAKIGRLASLYPELYVTIAIRQDRRWHPEGSVFVHSMQALDAAVQIAVQKQYDAEKRLLLCVAALAHDLGKVTTTFEDAKGVHSYGHERVGAPLAVALARRMFSPAIVCKRALYKLVYYHMTPGALVRNKARLCRYQRLASQLAPEVSMSLLADLCLADRRGRNGLSMDPLQNKDCEITEFLKKATAAQVAENPIKPLVTGADLLAYCKPGPALGKLLQKAYELQLAKAITDRQVLLELVLKI is encoded by the coding sequence ATGGATTATCGTTCATCCGTTGAAGCTTTGTTTCAGTTGTATCCAGCTGTCAAAAACATTGTGCAGCATCTGTATCAACAAAATAGCACAGCGCTGCTGGTTGGTGGCGCGGTACGTGATATTCTGTTACATCAGAAACCGCTTGATTATGATATTGAAGTATATGGCATGTCGCTGGAGCAGTTGCAAAACGAGTTGTCGCAGTTTGGTTTTGTTGATCTTGTTGGCAAATCTTTTGGCGTATTAAAAATTCGTGGATTGCCCGTTGATTGGTCCGTGCCACGTTTCGATGCTCAAGGACGCAAACCTACGGTGACTTTCAATCCATCGATGTCGTTTATTGATGCATTTGGCAGGCGTGATCTGACAATAAATGCGATGGGTATAGATATGGTGACTGGCCAACTGATTGATCCATTTGATGGTAAAAAAGATATTACAGAAAAACGGTTACGTGCGCCGTCAGTTGCACGGTTCGTTGAAGATCCCCTGCGTTTTTTCAGGGTGATGCAGTTTGTTGGACGGTTTGAAATGGAGCCTGATGCTGAACTTAATGATGCATGTGCGAATATGGATTTGGTAGAGGTTGCACAAGAAAGAATTGAAGCTGAACTGAAAAAGCTATTTTTGCTTTCAAAAAAACCGTCGTTAGCTTTTTTATGGCTTGCAAAGATAGGCCGGCTTGCAAGTTTGTATCCTGAACTTTATGTGACTATTGCAATCCGACAGGACCGGCGGTGGCACCCGGAAGGTTCGGTTTTTGTTCATTCAATGCAAGCGCTTGATGCGGCCGTGCAGATTGCAGTGCAAAAGCAGTATGATGCTGAAAAGCGGTTACTGTTGTGTGTTGCGGCACTTGCACATGATCTTGGCAAAGTTACAACGACATTTGAAGATGCAAAAGGAGTTCATAGTTATGGTCATGAGCGGGTTGGTGCACCATTGGCCGTCGCACTGGCGCGCCGTATGTTCAGTCCAGCTATCGTATGTAAAAGAGCATTATATAAACTTGTGTATTATCACATGACTCCTGGTGCACTGGTGAGAAATAAGGCACGATTATGCCGTTATCAACGGTTGGCCTCACAATTGGCGCCTGAAGTTTCAATGAGTCTTCTGGCAGATCTCTGCCTTGCGGATCGTCGTGGACGCAATGGTCTGTCGATGGATCCTTTGCAAAATAAAGATTGTGAAATCACTGAATTTTTAAAAAAAGCGACTGCTGCACAGGTGGCCGAAAATCCAATTAAGCCACTGGTGACAGGTGCAGATCTGCTTGCCTATTGCAAACCGGGCCCCGCGTTGGGAAAACTTTTGCAAAAGGCATATGAGCTGCAGCTTGCAAAAGCCATAACCGATCGACAGGTTTTGTTAGAACTGGTTTTAAAAATTTAG
- a CDS encoding MotA/TolQ/ExbB proton channel family protein: MVVFEANSLWYLVRQSDVISQLVLLILFLLSVLCWTFFFAKLLRMNMERRSIEKISMHLVPDTSLRTVLLYASNGVNTVGSVFVRHVALFIQHVLKQGDHINILRVYDVEIISEYTYQLVDEYIESERATLPLLSTVAGLSPLLGLFGTVWGLVHAFIRISQQQSADIVTVAPGIAEALITTLAGLMVAIPALVMFNYLQKQMRDVENCLQKVADTVKIIVQCSVLKGHDAQK, from the coding sequence ATGGTAGTATTTGAAGCAAACTCATTGTGGTATTTAGTGCGGCAGTCTGATGTTATTTCGCAGTTGGTACTATTGATTCTTTTTTTACTTTCAGTTCTTTGTTGGACATTCTTTTTTGCCAAGCTTTTACGCATGAATATGGAGCGTAGAAGCATTGAAAAAATAAGCATGCATCTAGTTCCTGATACGAGTTTAAGAACCGTTTTATTGTACGCCAGTAATGGAGTAAATACTGTTGGTAGTGTGTTTGTCAGGCACGTTGCTTTATTTATTCAGCATGTTTTAAAACAGGGTGATCATATAAATATTTTGCGAGTCTATGATGTGGAGATTATCTCTGAGTACACATATCAGTTAGTTGATGAATATATTGAGTCTGAAAGAGCGACACTGCCTCTGCTTTCAACAGTTGCGGGTCTTTCGCCATTATTAGGTCTTTTTGGAACAGTGTGGGGTTTGGTGCATGCCTTTATTAGAATTAGTCAACAACAATCGGCAGACATTGTCACGGTTGCTCCAGGTATTGCAGAGGCTTTAATAACAACGTTGGCCGGTTTAATGGTGGCAATTCCTGCACTTGTAATGTTTAATTATTTACAAAAGCAGATGCGTGATGTTGAAAACTGTCTTCAAAAAGTTGCAGATACGGTAAAAATTATTGTGCAATGTTCGGTTTTGAAAGGTCACGATGCGCAGAAATAG
- a CDS encoding biopolymer transporter ExbD, with protein MRRNRRKQIVTTMTDLSLTPLVDTALTLLIIFMVATPMMRHAVRVTLPKGSSQDSVSSKEGLIVYVDYENKIVFNNQTVSIESFVCQVKELITEHTKSFFIRADSSASWGVVLELFDALRSVKGIEHVVLPIQKRSA; from the coding sequence ATGCGCAGAAATAGACGTAAACAGATAGTTACAACCATGACTGATCTTTCGCTGACTCCTTTGGTTGATACAGCTTTGACGTTACTCATTATTTTTATGGTTGCCACGCCGATGATGCGACACGCGGTTCGAGTTACCTTGCCCAAGGGGTCAAGTCAGGATTCGGTCTCGTCAAAGGAGGGGCTGATTGTCTATGTTGACTATGAAAATAAGATAGTTTTTAATAATCAGACAGTATCTATTGAGTCCTTTGTTTGCCAAGTAAAAGAGCTCATTACGGAACATACAAAATCTTTTTTTATCAGAGCAGATAGTAGCGCTTCTTGGGGAGTGGTACTTGAACTTTTTGATGCACTACGTAGCGTGAAAGGGATTGAACATGTGGTATTGCCGATACAGAAAAGATCAGCTTGA
- a CDS encoding PD40 domain-containing protein, producing MNGVRIFLLGILIFNRVIFAFELTVKADSAGKMPLYICYVKGSQQYKLPFAYRVFESDLEFMGIFDFKSEVKTAVLTKKERKEILGKGYGLGLFLVETEDVIDVYVHNMLSDKTVIGKRFTKSVPARVIAHRVADTVFSTLLSEPSFFLTRIAYVKEVPSHLHSFSPKRILCVVDYDGSCEQAVIETPLAIFGPRWSSRLNVPMLFYSEHTATNIRLMTVDLQKKKKISSTVDGMTLLPCCLPNGNGVVYCSTGSNGYTQLFLYTFEGVKQLTFYQGNSLSPSITSDGSLLYFCSDYASGTPQIFSYRFSDGMVEPITTDGYCTSPAVCQRTGNLLYTKMVQGIMQIMLYDPKLANITQLTFDRANKDCVSWSPCGKYILYGFESGQQQRIAMLNIVNKKTVFITPTDVRCSYPSWSPVYNHFPIFV from the coding sequence ATGAACGGTGTGAGAATATTTTTGTTGGGTATACTGATTTTTAATAGGGTAATTTTTGCTTTTGAATTGACAGTAAAAGCAGATAGTGCTGGAAAAATGCCATTATATATCTGTTATGTAAAAGGTAGTCAGCAGTATAAGCTGCCTTTTGCATACCGTGTTTTTGAATCAGATTTAGAGTTTATGGGTATTTTTGATTTTAAAAGTGAAGTAAAGACCGCTGTCTTAACCAAAAAAGAGAGGAAAGAAATACTTGGCAAGGGTTACGGACTGGGGCTATTTTTAGTTGAAACTGAAGATGTCATAGATGTATATGTGCACAATATGCTTTCAGATAAGACGGTTATCGGTAAAAGGTTTACAAAGTCTGTTCCGGCAAGAGTTATTGCACATCGTGTTGCGGATACTGTTTTTTCAACGTTATTGTCTGAGCCATCATTTTTTTTAACACGTATTGCATATGTAAAGGAGGTGCCAAGCCACCTGCATTCGTTTAGTCCAAAACGTATTTTGTGTGTTGTTGACTATGATGGTTCTTGTGAGCAGGCGGTTATAGAAACACCACTTGCTATTTTTGGGCCTCGTTGGAGTAGTCGCTTGAATGTTCCAATGCTTTTTTATTCTGAGCATACTGCCACCAATATTCGTTTGATGACCGTTGACTTGCAAAAAAAGAAGAAGATTTCATCAACGGTTGATGGTATGACTTTATTGCCTTGTTGTTTGCCAAATGGTAACGGAGTTGTGTATTGTTCGACTGGTTCAAATGGCTATACGCAGCTCTTTTTGTATACCTTTGAGGGGGTTAAGCAGTTGACTTTTTATCAGGGTAATAGTCTGTCTCCTTCCATTACTTCAGATGGTTCGCTTTTATATTTCTGTTCTGACTATGCCTCGGGTACGCCACAGATTTTTTCTTATCGTTTTTCAGATGGCATGGTGGAGCCTATTACGACGGATGGCTATTGCACCTCTCCGGCGGTCTGTCAAAGAACTGGTAATCTTTTATATACAAAGATGGTGCAGGGTATTATGCAAATTATGTTATATGATCCAAAGTTAGCAAACATCACTCAGTTAACTTTTGATCGTGCAAATAAAGATTGTGTTTCATGGTCGCCCTGTGGAAAGTATATACTTTATGGATTTGAATCTGGTCAGCAGCAGCGTATTGCCATGCTGAATATAGTGAATAAGAAAACGGTCTTTATTACTCCGACAGATGTACGGTGTTCGTATCCTAGCTGGTCACCCGTGTATAACCATTTCCCGATATTTGTGTAA